The Aeoliella mucimassa genome includes the window CGTCGTTGCCAACGAACACTCCGATCGGCTTGGGCAACTCGCGTAACCAGTGAATCATCCCGCGGTGCAACTGCGCCCGTTTCGAATCATCTGACCCCAGCGGCACGAGTCGTTGATGCACCGGATGCCCTTGGGCAACCAGGTAATCGCGATACGCTTCCAACCGTTGCTGCGACCATCGCACATCGGAGTAGCCCACGAAAGCGAAGTGGGTGAGCCCCTGCCCTACCAGATGCTCGGCGGCAATCTCGCCGACCGCAGCATTATCGCACGTAATGTAAAAACGATCGGGATTTACAGGGCGAATCGGAATCACAATGGTCGGAATGCCAGAACGCACTAAGTGGTTCGACATCTCCGATTCATGCATGATTACTGCATCAGGGCGGTGCTTCAGCAGCGCCTGCAACGACGTATCGGCCAAGCCCGAAAAGCGTTGATAGTACGTGGCCGCAGGTCGCAAGAACTGCCATGAGCGATGCAAGTTCGCGTACCTTGCCAATCCACGCAACAGCCCCGCATCCCACCCCCGCGCACCATCTAGCAACAATGCTACTCGAGGTAACGAACGCAAGATCGCGTCTCCCGAAAAGGTACCGCCAGAAATCCTCCCACTTCCAAAAATGATAACTTTTTTTCTTAATATGGCATACAACCAAAACTGAATTTACATGAGAATATTTTGCGTTAACGAGACCAGCTTGTTCTTTTACCATGCTCTCTTCTTCACCAGTCGAGAGTCACTTGTCCATTTACTTATTGATCGCGGGTCACTTCCCGCTACGGCGGACTCCTAAGGCAGCCACCACTGGGTTGCTGTCGCTTGTCGTATACCTGCTCCGCAGCAGTCGGCTTGGTTTAACTCGAGAGGTATCTTCCATGCGTACTCGCGCAACAACGATTCGAGTGCTTCCGAACTTCACTTGGTTATCTTTGGCTACCCTAGCGATGGCCTGTTTGCTGATACCGAACTCATCGGACGCACAGCTATCGATCACCAACGGCGACTTTGAAGCCGATGCCGCGCAAACGGCCAACGTTTCTCAGTGGTACGACACCGTGACCACGAACACCGCGAACTGGTGGGAGTCGACCTGGGCGGGTCCGAACGTTTCGCCCAACGGCACCTCGGTGCTTGGGCTGAGCTGGTTGAACGCCACCCCAAACTGGGCGTACCAGAGCATCGGCACGAATCTCTCCGGGGCGAGCACGCTTGATTTTCAATTCGACCTCGGATCGTTCACCGATGCGGGCGGGGATCGCGAAGTCGGCGTGACCATCGGCATCTACAAGTCGAATGGCACTTTTGTACCAGCCGACAACACCGATATCGATGGCGCTTCGGGCGTTACCTTGGTCGACAGCTTTACCTACCAGTCGGTATTGGCCGCTGGCGGCATCGAGACCGGCATCCAAAACACCTTTAGCCTCGCGGGGGTTGCAGCCTCGGACGAGCTTTTCCTGCGACTCATCAACGTCGCCGGCGGTACGGGGGATCCCTGGACCGCGGTCGACAACTTGCAGCTACTGCAGCCGAATACCTGGAATGTCGACGCCGATGGAATCTATAGCGTTGGTGCCAACTGGTACAGCAACAACGCTCCTGGAACGAACGAGCATGTAACGTTCGGCAATATTATCACCGCCAATCGCACGGTAACGCTCGACGCGAATACCACGGTCAGCAGCATGAGCTTCTCCAACGCTGGCGATGGCGACTATTACCTTACTCCGCAAGCTTCCCAGACACTCACCATCACTTCCGGTAGCGTGAGCGCTTCAGGGCGTCACTGGATACAGGCCGAGATCGCTGGCTCCGCGGGCCTCACTAAGACCGGCTCGGGCGAGCTGATTCTCGATGCGGCCAACTCGTACACAGGCAACACCACTATCAGCGGCGGTACGCTATCGGTGCTGAACAACAACGCGCTACCGACGGGTGGCAACGTTTCGATCGCCAGCGGGGCAACGCTCCTGTTGTCGGGTGGCGATGTCTTCTTTGGCGACAATGGCATGCAGAGCACCGGCTTCGACAGCACCCTCTCCGGCGTGCTCTCCGGGGGTGGCAATCTACTGCTCGGCGGTGGTGCGAATGTCACCCTCACCGGAGCCAACACCTTTACCGGTGGCGTGATCGTAATCGAGGCAAGCTCGCTCCAACTGGCGAGTTCCAGTCAATTGCAGTTTGCCATCAACAACAACGGCGCGGCCGCTGGCATCGGCCAGGGAGCAGGCGCTGGTAGCGGTGGCACGGTTGATCTCGACGGCACTTTCCGGCTCAACACCAGCAGTGTGACCGATCTCGCCGGACAATGGGCGCTCGTCGACGTCGCCAATCTCACCGAGACCTTCAACACCAACTTCAACGTGCAAGACACCGTCGCTGGCTCCTTTACCGAGGCGTCGGGCATTTGGACCAACGGCGACTGGGCGTTCAATGAATCCACCGGTTTGCTTTCGAAAGGCAGCTTGTGGGTGGTCGACGCCGATGGCACTTACAGCACGGGAAGCAACTGGAATAACGGAGCTGCTCCTGGAGCCGACGCGAACGTGATGTTCGGCAACGTGATCTCCGCCAACCGCACGGTAACCATCGACAACGGTGGTAACTCCGTCTCGATGAACTCGCTTACCTTCGACAACGAAGGAGGAGCAGGAGACTACTACCTTGCTGCGGATTCCACCGAGAGCATCGTCTTCTCCGGTACGACTGGCACCGACGGTGCAGCGGTGATCAACACCCCGCGGGGTCGCCATTGGATTCAAGCCGGCATCAGCGATTCGGCTGGCCAAGGCATCGAAAAGCTAGGACCAGGCGAGCTAATTCTCGACAAGGCCAACACCTTTACGGGTGATCTCCGCGTGGCCGACGGCCGCTTGTCGGTTACCGAACCAAATGCCATTCCCAGCGGTGCAAATGTCGCACTGGTTGCCACCTCGTCGAACATCCTGTTCGGCGGCGACCAAGGCTTCTTTGTGAATGCTGGCTCGGTCGGCGGTGGTTATGTCGGTGGCACCATCGATGGAATCATCTCAGGCGAAGGTCAGGTCTACGTCGACCTGGGAGCCGATGTCACGTTCGCGGCGGCGAACACTTACACCGGTCCTACGAACTTCACGAACGCAGGATCCACGCTGCGACTCACCAACACTTCCGCATTGCAAGCCAGTTCTGGCATCGCAGTAGGTGCCACCACTGGCAACACGTTGTCGTTGGCTTCGAACTCAGCCATCACCACTATGCCGCAGCTCGGCACCAACACCGGCTTCAACTTTACCATTGAAGCCTCGCGTGCAACTTCTGGCAGTGCGGTGAATCACACGATGGGCAACGCTCAGCTGGCCGGCGGCACCCTGAACTTCACCAAGGGAGCAAACGTCGCCAGCGGCACTCCCACGCTCACGATGCCGACCATCGAGCTCACTTCCGGCACCGCTGGTGCGGTGACCGTGCTTAATCCCACAGATGTGAACGTGGCCGTCGGCACCGCCCAGACGGTGACCAACGACGTCGCCCATACACTGGAACTTAGCGGCACGTCCACCGGCAACACCATTGGGCTGGTGAGCAACGGTTTGACGCAACCACTCTCGGTGGTGAAGTCGGGCACCGGCACCTGGACGATGGACAATTCCGTCGACCCGGCTAGCCTTTATACCGGCTCGACTACCGTTAGCGGAGGAACCTTGAAACTGCTGTCGGATGGCTCCAGCAATGGTGAATTGGTTAGCTCCACGATCCAAGTAAGAAGCGAGGCAACGCTCGACGTCACCTCGTGGCAGGACGACATCAACGGCACCGATGGCACCCACAACTACAACCTCGGCGTCGGCCAGGCACTCTCGGGCGGCGGCACCATCAATGCTGGTTCCGGCACTCTGGGCATTTATGACGATAACGTGATTACCCCGGGCGATGGCATCGGTACCCTCAGCGTCACCGGTGGTGTACGAGCCGAATATTTCGACGGCGGTGGATCGCTCAACTTCCAGCTCGGCAGCGCTACCACGGTAGGTGCCGGGGTGAACGACCTGCTCGATATTTCGGGTAACTTCACGATCGACACCAACGGGTCGACCAACGCCCTGGCGGTGAACCTTTCGGCGGTGAACAATCGCCTGGCAAATGGCAGTGCAGGCACTTACACATTGGTTGACGCAGGCACCGTGAGTCTGCAAAACGGCGCCAGCAGTGCGAGCTTCGCCGCCTCGGTGGTCGATCGCAAAGGCAACGAGGTCATCACTCGCCAATCGGCCGCAATCTCCGTTGGTTCCAGTGCGGTCAACTTGAATGTGACTGGCAGCGCTGTGAGTTCGACCTGGACCGGCGCCTCGGGTATTCGTAATTGGGATAAAGGCCTGACCGGCAACAACAACTGGTCGGGTAGCGACAACAAGTTCTACGACTTCGACAACGTTACTTTCGGCGCAACCGGACAAGGCGAGGTCAACGTGACCGGCACTGTCTCGCCTGACACGATGACCGTCAGCGGTGGAGCCACCTACAACTTTGTGGGTAGCAACATCAGCGCAGGCACAATCTCGATCACCGGCGCACACACCAACGTATCGTTCGAGAACACCGTCGGCGGCAACGTTACCGTGCAGTCGAGCGGCACCCTCACCGGGGCTGGCTTGTTGCAAGATTCGGTAACGGTTCGCACCAGTGGCGTCGTTCAGGTCGGCGATGATGGCATCGGAACTTCGGCCGGTACCCTCTCCATCACGAATGGCAACTTCGAAAACGGCGGTGGTGCCAACATCGAAGACGTCACCGGATGGTTCGACTTGAATAACGGGAACTTCTGGGAAGGCACCTGGCAAAGCAACGCCCAGACCACCAATGGCACGAACACAGCCATCTTCTCGTCGTTCGAAGCCGACGACTTCGGCAACCCCACTCCCGACCCGAACGACGGTGGCTACCTGTACCAACCGATCGGCACCGCTGGTGGACTCACTTCGCTCGACGTGAAGTTCGATTGGGGAGCCCCCACCGACGACCCCGGCGGACGCAACCTCGGCATGACCGTTGGCGTCTACGCGTACAACGGTACCGGCACGTTCGTACCCGGCGACAATGCCGACGTACGTGGGGCCGATGGAGTCACCTTGCTCGACTCGGCTTCGTACCAAATTGCCTCCAGCACCGCTGGCGGTCAGGAACTCACCGATGTGCTCGCCTCGCTCGACCTGACCGGCGCTGGCAACCAACAATTGTTCCTGCGGTTCAACAACTACTTGCCTGGATCGACCGATGGTTGGCCCACGCTCGATAACGTCGGCCTGGTATTCCTGGGTGGTCCCCAAGTAATGACCATCGAAGGCGACCTGTCGATCGAAGCCGATGGTATCGTCGAGTTCGACATCGCAGGCCCAGGCATCGGCGACCAGATCAGCGTCGGTGGCGACTTGACCATGGCCGACGGGGCAGTGCTCAAGGTCAACCTGAGCGGCGGCGTCCTGCCCACTTCGCTCGAAGCAGGCGACTCGTGGGATCTGTTCGACTTTGCGAGTGCCTCCGGCACGTTTGACATTGCCGACTTCATCCTTCCCACGGGACTCGACAGCAACCTGACCTGGGATACGTCGAACCTGCTGATCGATGGATCGCTCTCGGTGATCTCGGCCGCCTTGAGTGGCGACTTCAACAACGATGGCATCGTGAATCTCGCCGACTACACCATCTGGCGCGACAATCTGGGTGCCGACGAATCGGTGCTGCCACCGGGAACCGGCGATGGTTCGAGCATCGTCGACGCTGGCGACTACTCGCTGTGGAAGCTGAACTTCGGCAACACGGCGCCGGGTGCTTCGGCACAGCCGACCACCGTGCCGGAACCAAGCACCATGGTGCTGGTCATCGGATTGACCATCGGCGGACTGGCAATCGCTCGTCGCCGCCGATCGTAGCCGGATAGTTACAACTGAATTGGGCAGCTTGAAGGGGGCCGGTGTCGCACGGGATGGCGACACCGCTCCCTTCAACATTTGCTGCCCATCGGGCGACGGAAGAACGATAGACAAGCCAGCCTGATTGCCGATGTCGGCGTCACGACAGTAGGTAGAACGCAAGTCAGCGTTTGGCAGCCTTTCTGATCTTTCCTTCCCTGCTACTCCCTGATCCGCCCATTTCCGCAAGTCCCCGCAGGGAGCCAATCTCCCCACTCCAAGCGGGATAGTTTCCCAACACTCACGAATAGATTCCCAATTTTCCCATCGATGGGAAAATTGAATTAGCGCCCACTCTATGAAACCAGTGGTTTTCGCGCCCGAATAGATTCCCATTCCCAATAACGCATCGAGTGGGAATCTATTTTCGCGCTGGGAATCAATCGCAAGTCGTTTGTTAGCCATGAGTTGCATCAACACCTCCGCGATAGTCGCCCAAAATAGATTCCCACCCATGGGAAACTATTTTGGGAGGAGACACGATTGGGGATTTTGGATTGCGGAATGTCATCTTGAAGGAGCTTCCAGCGACTGAAAGATCTCAGCCCGCCACTTCACACGCATTACCAACGCGCAAGTTGTAGGATGCGGTCCAGGAGCGACAGCGACGCAGCCCCATCACCTGCATTACCAATTCGCGCAGCAGCGAACGCCCACGCAAACAACCCTTCGCAGCGTGTCGATTCTGTAATTCATTGGAACTCAAAAACTGCTAAACCATTTCACTCTCCAACAACGGACTACTGACTATAAACAACGGACCAAATGCACTGTTCATTAGAACACTATCAGTGGCCAATTCCCAGCGAAATCTGGTGAGAATCCAAGCACCAAATTCACCCTCCGCTGGCGGAGGGTCGGGCTATCAGGCCCGGGGAGGTGGGAAGCGGAGAACGCGCCTTACTGTTTCAAATTCGGCATTTGGCTAGCACCGACAGCTGGGCGCACCACGCATTGCCACTCCGCAAAACACACCACGCCCAGTTGTCGGTGGGCGAAGCCCAAGAGGCTACCCCATCCATGACGATCCGTGTTCATCCGTGGCTGGCATCGTTACCCAGCGTAGGTTTTTGGCTCGTGGAACTCGCCGAAAACCAACACTGGGCTGATAGACGATTCCCTTTCAGGGAAGAAAGTAGCACGACTCTCCGAGTCGTTGGAATTTGGCATAGCTTTGCCTGAGGGAACGTTTGTCGATTGGCGAATCTCTCCCCAGGGCTTACGACACGGAGTGTCGTGCCACATAGGGACGAGTTGACACCACGCACTGTAGCCCAGGCCCTTGTGGCCTGATTCGGGGGCCGACTTTGAATCGATGCCGTCGATTGCTGTGCGGTCCTACGGCTTCGCCACGCAACCATTTAGCCCACTGCTGGTAACTGGGTGATGTGGCGGATCATCATCAAGCCGTTGCTACTGCCATCCGATCGCGAAAGGCAGTCCGCGACAAGCCAGCGCTGGCACCCAAAACATGTGTGGCTAACAGGTCGTGTCCGTCACAACTACGCACAATTATTTTAAGGCATTGCCCTGCCGGTAGGTCCGCTCCCAACACTGTAGCAGCGTAATTGCGGAAGAGTTGGGGCGGTCGCGGCCTACGAGGTCGATCCGCTGGTCTCTTGCAGTCGGTCCATGTCGAGGTACTTCCGCGTGCTCCACTTAGTGCCGGCCATGCGTCTGAGCCTGGCGGCCACCAGCATCAAGGCACTGTTGCCGTCCGGGAACGCACCCACCACGCGAGTTCGCCGACGGATCTCGATAACGTCCTGACCAGACATACGTCGCGGAATCGTTCGTCGTCGCAGAGCAAACATAAAACAAGCCCAGGCGTCGCAAGTTCGACGCCTGGGCTGCTTTGCAATCCCCCGCAATGCGGTGTACTTATGCCTTACGCTGACGACCCCCAGCCGAAACCAATAGCGCCGTAGCAACAGCAAGCATCGCCAGGCTGGCGGGCTCCGGCACGGGAGACAACCCCACATCCTCTGCTGCGGTGGCGATCACCAGGTTATCGGCCTGGTTGGTGGTAGTGCCATCCGATCGGAAGTAGAGGAATCCCCACTCGGTATCGATCGGGCTGTCGGCGAGCGGTACCGTGATCGAATCGTTGGGCGATCCCAACCAGGTATTGTCGTCGAACCACAAACGGTAAGTAATGCTACCGGCCACGGTGGTATCGATCTCGGTAATGAGCGTGTGCAGCTGATCGTCGAAGTCGACGCCGGAGTGCAGGATATGGTCAGGCACGCCGCCCACGGAGGTGGCCACTCCGTAATCGCCTAGACCATTCGGTCCACTTCCCCATGGGTTGCCGATAAACACGGCCTCCGCGTTGTCGGGTTCGTAGATGGTCGCCCCGCCCCACCAGGTACCGAGCGGCAGCGGATCGGGATTACCCGCGACACTTGTTTGCGTGTAGTCGAACGCCACAAACACCTTGCCGAGGGCAAACGGATCGATCGGGCTCGCAAAGTGCCGCCCGATGTCGCCAAAGGTAATCACTCCATCCGCAATGGTGCCACTGCCGGACCACTCGCTGTCGGCAACCCAGCCAACACCGCTTCCGGGGGATGGATCGGAAAAGTCGTCGGACACCAAGACTTCCGCCTGAACCGACGGCGTGAGAGCCATCCATCCAGCGAATAGCAAGGTGGTACTAAGTACGGTTCGAATCATTAGTCGCTACCTCCAAAGTTGCAAGAACTCAATAAAAGAAGACACCTCGGGTGACGTAGATCGTCGAGATACAGCACGCAGTTATCAGATTCCCCCGTTGGTTGCTCGTGGAATCGCTCGCAGACAAGTAAGAGCGATCCGCACCATGGTCGCAAGACAATACCCCTGCAATTGCCTTCGACCAGGTTGCGGAGACGTCGTCGGTTTCGATGCCCTCTTCGCTCCGTAGAGCCGGGGAACGAAACCACTCCACTCTTTCAACTCTAGTTGCGTACCGTGAACGACTCAATGCAACGCAGCGCATTAGGCTTATCTTTTTTCGCATCTAGATGCTTCGCGATGCACTTCAGCGCACCAGGAGCGATTCACGACACGCAACTCTCAATTACACATTCACCGAACGCCCACTCCGCAGCTCGCTAGGGGTGATGCCATAGTACTTGCGGAAGATGCGTGAGAGATAAGGTCCACTGGATAGGCCACACGTTTCGGCAATCGTAGCAATGCTGAGCGAGGTGGAGACAATCAGTTGGCGAGCCTTCTCGAGTCGCATCCGACGAATCTCTTCGGCCGGCGTTCGGCCGAGTTTATCGCGAAACTTCTGTTCGAGCGTGCGTCGCGAAACACGAGCCACTTTCACCAGGTCGCGTACTTCGACCCTGTCGGGCGGGCTTTCCCAAATCACTCGCACGCAGCTGGCCACGGCCGGGTCGGAGATGTGGCGACTTTCAGTCGAGCGTCGCATGCAAACCCGTAGCGGTTTGACTCGCTGCACGGGTTGCTGCACATCGCGATCCGCCAGCCGCTGGTCGAGCATGCGACTCGCTTCATGACCGATGCGATGACTTGCCAGCTCGATGCTCGTAATCGGCGGCGATGCCGACTCGCACAACAAGTCGTCTTCGTCGCCCGAGAGAATGGCGACCTCTTCCGGAATCTCGTAGCCTCGCCAGGCGCAGATCTCCACTAACTGCCGGGCGGGGTAGGGATCGGCTGCAAACACGCCAACCGGTTTTGGCAGGCTATCAATCCACTCCCCTACGTTCTGGCGATCGTCGAGCCAGGTGCTTTGCCGATACCACTTGGTGTTCGTGTAGCAACTGCACTGGAACCCTGCCTTACGTACCTCGCTGACGAACGCCTGCTCTCGCTCGATGTTATACCGCCCGATAGCTGGAGCATAGCTGGCAAAGTGCTGAATCCGGCGACTCCTCAGGTGGTCGACCGCCATGGTGGCGCGCACCTCGTCGTCGGTCGCGACATGCCCCGCCCAACCTTCGTCGAGGTACATACCAGAAACATTGATCGTCGGCACCTCGGCACTCTTCACATGCGCGACCATCGACTTGTCGCGCATCGAAACGATCGCACCATCGGGTTGCCATTGCGGAGGGATGCGCAAGCGACCTTGCGTATCGCGAGGGGCAATGAGCAATTGCCAGTTCTTGGCGTGAGAGTACTCGGAGACCGCCTGCACGATCCGCCGCCCCCACATGTCGTCGATATCTACCAATACGGCCACCAATCGACCTGGCGACGGCTCCGGCGGGTGCTCACTCTCACTCATCCTGGGTGCCTCATAGTTCCGTTGATCGCCAGCGTCGTGTTGCACAGGTGTCGTTGCCAGTAGTCGCGTAGACTAGGGATCCACTTTCCGCATCAACTCAAAAGTAATCACTTGCGACTGGCGGTCGGCCAACACCAACAGCGAGCGTCCTTCGGCATCGCAGCTGATGCTCTGACCACCATAGGTGTACCCTCGCCAAGGTCCATGGGCGATCTCGCCGACCGAGTTCACTCCGACCACTGGAGCCCCGATGGTTTTCGCCGCGTGCGATACGGTGCTCGCCAGCGCCCGACCATGTTGAGGCCAGTCAGCAGGCGGCGCTGCCCACCCGTAGGGAACCAGCACCAGATCAGGTTTTATTTTCTGCATGCGCTGCAAGCAGTCCGCGTCGAACGTATCGGCGCAAATCAACAGCCCGATCTTGCCAAATGGAGTGTCGACCACCTCCACCCGCTCACCGGCGGTGTAAGGAGGAGTCATCATCTCCTTCAGCACGTTCACCTTCCGATGCTTCAACAGCAACTTGCCATCGCGATCGATCAACACTACCGAATCATAAAGCTTGGCACCCGACTTCTCCGCCAGCCCCAAACAGAGCATTAATTCATACTGCTGGGCTAACGCCTGCAAACGACTGACGTCGTGCTCCAGCTCGGTGCCCGGTATCGGATGCGCGAGCTGGTGCGAGTTGGGATTCACCCATCCCAGTAGGCATGTTTCGGGAAAACAAGCCATGTCGGCCGATTCTCGCTGGGCTTGTTTCAGACAGGCTTCTAACCGCTCGAAGTTACCCTCGCGGTCGTCGTCGACGCACGACAACTGACACATCGCCACGCGCAACGCGGCCGGATGCTCAGACTGCTGGGTGGTCGCTGATTCGACCGATGGCTCCTCTTCTGCTTGAGCACGCTGAGCACTTCCCATGGATGCAAAGGTAAACAACAGCACGAATACGACACCTCGCCTAGCCATCGGTTCCAACCTTGCGAACGAGAATAGCGATCACTGCTTGAATAACACAGCGCGCAGTAGTCAATCATGGTCTCCCAGGGGAAACCAACTCTCACGATTCCCAGCATAGATCCAGCAGTCCGGTGCGCAGATAGCTGAAAGCGCATAATCTGGGTAAATTCGCGCAAGGCCACCAATACCGCTAACTGACAACAATGGCTTGCGGTTAAGAGGCAGGACGCACTCGTTCACTCCAGGGCACATTATCGATTTCGCTCGATCACCTCGCATGAAAACAATGTGCGCAACTTTCGTACGATTATGCGCACAAGGAACCGCATCGACTTTACGGTGGATATACTGAGTCTGCT containing:
- a CDS encoding beta strand repeat-containing protein, producing MRTRATTIRVLPNFTWLSLATLAMACLLIPNSSDAQLSITNGDFEADAAQTANVSQWYDTVTTNTANWWESTWAGPNVSPNGTSVLGLSWLNATPNWAYQSIGTNLSGASTLDFQFDLGSFTDAGGDREVGVTIGIYKSNGTFVPADNTDIDGASGVTLVDSFTYQSVLAAGGIETGIQNTFSLAGVAASDELFLRLINVAGGTGDPWTAVDNLQLLQPNTWNVDADGIYSVGANWYSNNAPGTNEHVTFGNIITANRTVTLDANTTVSSMSFSNAGDGDYYLTPQASQTLTITSGSVSASGRHWIQAEIAGSAGLTKTGSGELILDAANSYTGNTTISGGTLSVLNNNALPTGGNVSIASGATLLLSGGDVFFGDNGMQSTGFDSTLSGVLSGGGNLLLGGGANVTLTGANTFTGGVIVIEASSLQLASSSQLQFAINNNGAAAGIGQGAGAGSGGTVDLDGTFRLNTSSVTDLAGQWALVDVANLTETFNTNFNVQDTVAGSFTEASGIWTNGDWAFNESTGLLSKGSLWVVDADGTYSTGSNWNNGAAPGADANVMFGNVISANRTVTIDNGGNSVSMNSLTFDNEGGAGDYYLAADSTESIVFSGTTGTDGAAVINTPRGRHWIQAGISDSAGQGIEKLGPGELILDKANTFTGDLRVADGRLSVTEPNAIPSGANVALVATSSNILFGGDQGFFVNAGSVGGGYVGGTIDGIISGEGQVYVDLGADVTFAAANTYTGPTNFTNAGSTLRLTNTSALQASSGIAVGATTGNTLSLASNSAITTMPQLGTNTGFNFTIEASRATSGSAVNHTMGNAQLAGGTLNFTKGANVASGTPTLTMPTIELTSGTAGAVTVLNPTDVNVAVGTAQTVTNDVAHTLELSGTSTGNTIGLVSNGLTQPLSVVKSGTGTWTMDNSVDPASLYTGSTTVSGGTLKLLSDGSSNGELVSSTIQVRSEATLDVTSWQDDINGTDGTHNYNLGVGQALSGGGTINAGSGTLGIYDDNVITPGDGIGTLSVTGGVRAEYFDGGGSLNFQLGSATTVGAGVNDLLDISGNFTIDTNGSTNALAVNLSAVNNRLANGSAGTYTLVDAGTVSLQNGASSASFAASVVDRKGNEVITRQSAAISVGSSAVNLNVTGSAVSSTWTGASGIRNWDKGLTGNNNWSGSDNKFYDFDNVTFGATGQGEVNVTGTVSPDTMTVSGGATYNFVGSNISAGTISITGAHTNVSFENTVGGNVTVQSSGTLTGAGLLQDSVTVRTSGVVQVGDDGIGTSAGTLSITNGNFENGGGANIEDVTGWFDLNNGNFWEGTWQSNAQTTNGTNTAIFSSFEADDFGNPTPDPNDGGYLYQPIGTAGGLTSLDVKFDWGAPTDDPGGRNLGMTVGVYAYNGTGTFVPGDNADVRGADGVTLLDSASYQIASSTAGGQELTDVLASLDLTGAGNQQLFLRFNNYLPGSTDGWPTLDNVGLVFLGGPQVMTIEGDLSIEADGIVEFDIAGPGIGDQISVGGDLTMADGAVLKVNLSGGVLPTSLEAGDSWDLFDFASASGTFDIADFILPTGLDSNLTWDTSNLLIDGSLSVISAALSGDFNNDGIVNLADYTIWRDNLGADESVLPPGTGDGSSIVDAGDYSLWKLNFGNTAPGASAQPTTVPEPSTMVLVIGLTIGGLAIARRRRS
- a CDS encoding PEP-CTERM sorting domain-containing protein, whose amino-acid sequence is MIRTVLSTTLLFAGWMALTPSVQAEVLVSDDFSDPSPGSGVGWVADSEWSGSGTIADGVITFGDIGRHFASPIDPFALGKVFVAFDYTQTSVAGNPDPLPLGTWWGGATIYEPDNAEAVFIGNPWGSGPNGLGDYGVATSVGGVPDHILHSGVDFDDQLHTLITEIDTTVAGSITYRLWFDDNTWLGSPNDSITVPLADSPIDTEWGFLYFRSDGTTTNQADNLVIATAAEDVGLSPVPEPASLAMLAVATALLVSAGGRQRKA
- a CDS encoding carbon-nitrogen hydrolase family protein; the protein is MARRGVVFVLLFTFASMGSAQRAQAEEEPSVESATTQQSEHPAALRVAMCQLSCVDDDREGNFERLEACLKQAQRESADMACFPETCLLGWVNPNSHQLAHPIPGTELEHDVSRLQALAQQYELMLCLGLAEKSGAKLYDSVVLIDRDGKLLLKHRKVNVLKEMMTPPYTAGERVEVVDTPFGKIGLLICADTFDADCLQRMQKIKPDLVLVPYGWAAPPADWPQHGRALASTVSHAAKTIGAPVVGVNSVGEIAHGPWRGYTYGGQSISCDAEGRSLLVLADRQSQVITFELMRKVDP
- a CDS encoding AraC family transcriptional regulator gives rise to the protein MSESEHPPEPSPGRLVAVLVDIDDMWGRRIVQAVSEYSHAKNWQLLIAPRDTQGRLRIPPQWQPDGAIVSMRDKSMVAHVKSAEVPTINVSGMYLDEGWAGHVATDDEVRATMAVDHLRSRRIQHFASYAPAIGRYNIEREQAFVSEVRKAGFQCSCYTNTKWYRQSTWLDDRQNVGEWIDSLPKPVGVFAADPYPARQLVEICAWRGYEIPEEVAILSGDEDDLLCESASPPITSIELASHRIGHEASRMLDQRLADRDVQQPVQRVKPLRVCMRRSTESRHISDPAVASCVRVIWESPPDRVEVRDLVKVARVSRRTLEQKFRDKLGRTPAEEIRRMRLEKARQLIVSTSLSIATIAETCGLSSGPYLSRIFRKYYGITPSELRSGRSVNV